The window ATGGTGGCGCGCAGGGTCTGCGCACCGGCCCGCACGTCGGCGACGTCCGCCCGTACCACGGAAAGGGTGGTGACGTTGGGGTCGGCTCGGGCCGCGTCGACGCTGGCCGAGAGCTCGTCGACGGATGCCCGGAGGGTGTCGGCCTGGGCCCCGAACTGCGCCTGTGCGTCGGTGACGAACTGTTTGAGCTGGTCGATCAGCTGGGTGACGTACGGCTTGAGGGCGGACAGCCCGTTCTCCGACACGTTGGTGTTGCGGATGTGTTCGACGGTGTTCTGCACGGCCGCGTAGCTCTCACAGACGGCGGCCTGCGGGGTGGCCGGCTCTCCGGAGCATCCGGTGAGCAGCAGGAGCCCCGCGAGCATCGGGAGTAGTCGTCTCATGTTTCCGAGCGTCCCCGGACAGCGCTGTCGGCCCCTCACCCGCACCGGATGAGGCGCGGGAACACCGGCCGGACCGAGGATCGCAATCGTCGGTGACGCAGATCTGAGGAGTGGAAGAGATGTCCATCGGTCCCGTCCAGCTGATCGTGCTGGGTTTCCCGCACCCGAACTTCCATGGCGAGGTGATCGCCGAGCTGGAGCGCCTCCGGCAGAGCGACACGGTACGGGTGATCGACGCCCTCGCCGTCTACAAGGACGCGGACGGCGAGCTCGAGGTGGAGCACCTGAGCAACCTGTCCCAGGATGAGGCCGTCGAGCTCGGCAGCAAGGTCGGTGCGCTGATCGGTCTCGGTATCGAGGGCGAGGCCGGCGCGGTGGCCGGGGCCCAGCTGGGTGCCGCGGCGGCCGAGGACGGTGTCGCGGTCTTCGACGACCCGCAGGCCTGGGACGTGCTCGGGGACATTCCGCCGGACAGTGCCGCGGCGCTGCTGCTGATCGAGCACCACTGGGCGGTGCCGCTGCGTGACGCGATCGCCCGGGCCGGTGGGTTCCGGCTGGCCGACGGGTTCATCAGCCCGCTCGACCTGGTCGGGATCGGCCTGCTCGCGGCCGAGGAGGCCAAGGAACTGCACGACCTGGAGACGGCGGCGACCGCCCGATAGAGAGGGGACGATCATGTTCGGTTCGAGGAGAGTGGCCCGGCGCACCGGCCGGCGCACCGCCCGACGGGTGACCCGCCGGACGGTGCGCCGCCGCTGAGCGGTCCGACCGACTAGCTGCGGCGGCCGGCGAGAGCCAGCCGCCGCAGTCGTGTCCAGTCCATCTCGGGCAGCGCCGGCCGGTTCCCGGGACGCTGCCGGGGCACCCGCACCCGCAGTGCGGCCGGCCGGATCAGGCAGCGCACCGGCGTCGGCAGCAGCACCGCCTCCCCGTCGATACCGACCGGAACGGACGGTGCGTCGGCGTCGACGACGGCCTCGGTGGCCGCGCGGACGGTCAGCGAACGGGCCCGGCCGCGTCCGCTGATCAACCGGGCGGCGTCGGCGGACCCCCGCACGGTCACCGCCAGCACGCCGAGCACCCCGAGGTCGAGCCGCGGTCGTTCACCGAGTCCGGCGATGTCCCCGGTCGTGTACGGATTGTTGCTGACCAGCACGGCCTGGGACCCGGTGACGGTGACCCCGTCGACGGTGAGGGCGAGATGCGGTCCGCTGATCCCGGTGAGCGCGTCCGGCAGCATCTGGAGGGTGGTGCCGATCTTGTCGTCGCGGTAGGCGGGACTCTGCACCACTGCCGCGTACGCCCCGAACGAGGCGTTGTTGACGAACGTCCGGTCACCGATCAACCCCAGGTCGACACGCATCTCCACGCCGTCGGTGAGCGCGTCCAGGCAGGTCGACGGGTCCTCCCGGTCCAGTCCGAGGTCGAGGGCGAAGTGGTTGCGGGTGCCCGCGGAGATCACCAGGAACGGCAGCCCGTGCTCGGCGGCGACCCCGGCGACCAACGCCTGGGTGCCGTCACCGCCGGCCACCCCGAGCAGATCGGCGCCGTCGCGGACCGCCTGCCGGGCCACCGCCTCGACGTCCACCGCCGGTCCGTCCAGGACGAACACCTCGGCGCCGAGGTCGCGGGCCCGTTCCGCGAGGCGGAACCGTCCGACTTTGCCGCCCCCCGAGCGAGGATTCATGATCAGGTACGGCCGGAGCGGCGCCGCCGTGGCGGTCTCCCGTGGGCCGCCCCCGGGCTCGGCCAGCGCCCGGCGTCCGGCGGCCACCGCGACCGCCCAGAGCAGCACGAACACGATGACCACCCAGAGCAGCCGGTGCCGCATGTAGACGACGGCCACGGCGACCGGGGCCAGCACGACGACCGCCCCGGCGAGCCACCGCCACAGCCCTCGATGGGTGAGGAACCACCACGCCCCGGCCAGCCCGGCCGCGCTGCCCAGCGCCCCGGCCAGCAGCAGGCCGATGCCACCGCGCAGGCCGGCGACGGCGAGGACCAGGACGACGGCGGCGGCGGCCGCGACGAACGACGACCGGGCGAGCCAGGCCCGGTTCGGGGACACGACTGATGCCTCAGGCATGGCGGGCTCCTTCAGGCGTACCGCGGAAAGGGTCTCTGCAGCCTCGCCGGACCGGCGGTGACCGGGCCTCATTCCGGCGGGATGAGGCGCGGTGCTCCCGCGCGGCGGATGGTCACCGGCAAACCGGGAGACAGGAGATCCGTCGTGTCCACGCATTCCAGACCGGCCAAGCTGCGGCACCCCGCCGAGCTGCCGTTCTACGTGTTCATGGTGATCCTCAACGTGATCATCGTGGTGTTCATCCTTCAGGCCGCGGCCACCCTGCCCTACCTGCCGGAACGGCTGGAGAACACCGGCTGGGCCACCACCGTCCGATCCGCCTTCATCGGCCTGCTGCTGTTCGTGCCCGGGCTGATCATCATCCGTGAGACGCAGCGGGCGTCGATCCGCGGCACCGCGGTCGAGCTGTCGCCCAAGCAGTACGGCGACATCTACCGGACCATGGACGACTACGCCCACAAGCTGGGCCTCAAGCGTCGGCCGAACCTGTACCTGGCCAACGGCAACGGCACCCTGAACGCGTTCGCCGCCCAGGCCACCGGCCACGACTACGTGGTGCTGGCCAACGAGCTGTTCGTTAACCTGCGTGAGAACAACCGGGACGGGCTGCGGTTCATCCTCGGTCACGAGCTGGGCCACATCCGGCTGCATCACGTCTCGCTCTGGTACCAGCTGTCGGTCTGCTACTCGGAGCGGATCCCGCTGCTCGGCCCGGCGCTGTCCCGGCTGCGGGAGTACTCGTGCGACAGGCACGGCGCGCACCTGTCCCCGGCCGGCGCGACCGGTCTGGTGCTGCTCGCCTCCGGCCGGCACACCGAGCAGACCACCGACATCGAGCAGCTGGTCCGCCAGGGGCAGGCGCTGCGCGGTTTCTGGGTGGGTCTGGCCCAGCTGCCGATGTCGCACCCGTTCACCGTCCGGCGCCTGGAACGGCTGTTCAAGCTGGGCCTCTTCCATGCCCGCGTGCGCGGTACGGAATCCGTCATCCCCCCGGGATGACGTGCCGGAACCGGCGCGGTTGAAGGCTGACCGGAACGATAGGGGAGGGGACGAGTCATGCCCGAGGCGACATATCAGGTGCGGGTCTCCGGGGTCATCCCGGAGGAGCTGCTCGCGGAGCTACGTGACCTCACGGTCAGTGTGGAACCGCCGGAGACCGTGTTGCACGGCTCGCTGCCCGACCAATCGGCCGTGGTGGGCCTGATCTCCCGGATCCACGGCCTCGGCCTGCGGCTGATCGAGGTGCGCAGACTGCCGGCGTCGGACGGCCCGGGTGCGTTCTGAATGGCGCCGTAGGGGCGGGTACGGCCTGGTCCTGGTGATGATCATCGGGACGTACGTGCTGGCCCTGCTCGCCGAGAGCCGCTCGATGGTCGCGTTGCTGCTGTTCGTGCAGACCCTGACGGTGTGGCAGGCGCTCCGGGTGTCCGGTGCCCGGCTCGGCATGCGCCTGGCCGCCGCCGGGGTCTTCGCACTGGCCCTGGTCGCGGCCGGGGCCGACCTGCTGATCGAGAACTCGCCACTGGTCGGCTTCACGTTCCTGGCGGCGAGTGCGCTCTACCTGTTGGCCCCGTTCTCGATCGTCCGGGATCTGGGCCGGCACGGTGGGGTGGACCTGCAGACCATGCTCGGCGCGCTCGCCGCGTACCTGCTGATCGGCATGGCTTTCGGGTTCGGCTACGAATGCGTTGCCGCGCTTCAGCCGGGCCCGCTGTTCGGCGAGGACGGCGATCCGAAGCTGTCCCAGGCGCTGTTCTTCAGCTTCGTCACGATGACCACCACCGGGTACGGCGACATGGTGCCGGCCACCAATCCGGCCCAGAGCATCGCCGTCCTGGAAGCCCTGATCGGCCAGCTGTTCCTGGTCACCGCCGTGGCCAAGGTCGTCGAGAACTGGCGGCCGCGGGCCTGGAAGGAGAACCCTCGATGACTACTCAAACCACGAAACCGAGCAACTGGCTCGGGATGGTGATCTTCAGCGGCGTGATCCTGATGCTTCTCGGCAGCTTCCAGCTGATCGAGGGCGTCGTGGCGATCGTCCGCGACGACTACTACTTCACCACCAGCTCCGGTCTGGCGGTCGACTTCAACTACACCGTCTGGGGCGTGTTCCACTCGATCCTCGGCCTGCTCACGATGGCCGCCGGCGTCGGCGTGTTCCTCGGCCAGATGTGGGCCCGGGTGGTCGGTATCGGCATCGCCGCCATCAGCGCCCTCGGCAACCTGCTGTTCCTGCCCGCCTACCCGTTCTGGTGCACGGTCGTCATCGCGATCGACGTGCTGGTCATCTACTCGCTGGCCGTGCACGGCCGAGAGGCCAGGTGATCTCGATGTCCCGTGCCTGGATCTGGTTGCGCCTGGCCGCCGGTGTACTCGCCGTCGGTATCGGCATCCTCGCGTTCGCCTGGCCGGAGGCCACCCTGCGGGTGGTGGCCTTCCTGTTCGGCCTCAACCTGCTGGTCGTCGGCGGTATCCGGGTCCTGCAGATGTTCGTCGCCGACGGGCTGTCGGTGCTGCACCGGGTTCTCGGGGTGCTGCTCGGCCTGCTCGTCGCCGGGGCCGGCGTGTTCTGCCTGTCCGACGCCACCAAGTCGTTGGGCCTGATGCTGCTGATCGTCGCGTTCGGCTGGCTGTTCGACGGGATCGGCGAGATCCTCCTGGCCATCGGCCGCAAGGGTTCGGGCGGCGGCTGGCGGATCGTGGTCGGCCTGGTCGCGGTGGTCGCGTCGCTGGCCCTGCTGGTCTGGCCGGGCCTGGGACTGGCCGGTTTCGTCCTGATCGGCGCGACGACGCTGGTGTTCGGCGGCATCTGCCTGATCGCGGCGTCGATCTCCGGCCTCCGCGAGCCCCAGCCCGTCTGAGCCGTTCGTCAGCCCGCACCGCACGTCACCACACACCGTCCGGCCACCGCGGGCGGTGTGTGGTGACGTGCGGTTGCTGGTCCCTCGTCAGCGGCGGAGGGGTTCGGCCACCGGG of the Actinoplanes sichuanensis genome contains:
- a CDS encoding potassium channel family protein, with the translated sequence MRSEWRRRGGYGLVLVMIIGTYVLALLAESRSMVALLLFVQTLTVWQALRVSGARLGMRLAAAGVFALALVAAGADLLIENSPLVGFTFLAASALYLLAPFSIVRDLGRHGGVDLQTMLGALAAYLLIGMAFGFGYECVAALQPGPLFGEDGDPKLSQALFFSFVTMTTTGYGDMVPATNPAQSIAVLEALIGQLFLVTAVAKVVENWRPRAWKENPR
- a CDS encoding HdeD family acid-resistance protein, with translation MSRAWIWLRLAAGVLAVGIGILAFAWPEATLRVVAFLFGLNLLVVGGIRVLQMFVADGLSVLHRVLGVLLGLLVAGAGVFCLSDATKSLGLMLLIVAFGWLFDGIGEILLAIGRKGSGGGWRIVVGLVAVVASLALLVWPGLGLAGFVLIGATTLVFGGICLIAASISGLREPQPV
- a CDS encoding DUF7144 family membrane protein, producing MTTQTTKPSNWLGMVIFSGVILMLLGSFQLIEGVVAIVRDDYYFTTSSGLAVDFNYTVWGVFHSILGLLTMAAGVGVFLGQMWARVVGIGIAAISALGNLLFLPAYPFWCTVVIAIDVLVIYSLAVHGREAR
- a CDS encoding diacylglycerol/lipid kinase family protein; this translates as MPEASVVSPNRAWLARSSFVAAAAAVVLVLAVAGLRGGIGLLLAGALGSAAGLAGAWWFLTHRGLWRWLAGAVVVLAPVAVAVVYMRHRLLWVVIVFVLLWAVAVAAGRRALAEPGGGPRETATAAPLRPYLIMNPRSGGGKVGRFRLAERARDLGAEVFVLDGPAVDVEAVARQAVRDGADLLGVAGGDGTQALVAGVAAEHGLPFLVISAGTRNHFALDLGLDREDPSTCLDALTDGVEMRVDLGLIGDRTFVNNASFGAYAAVVQSPAYRDDKIGTTLQMLPDALTGISGPHLALTVDGVTVTGSQAVLVSNNPYTTGDIAGLGERPRLDLGVLGVLAVTVRGSADAARLISGRGRARSLTVRAATEAVVDADAPSVPVGIDGEAVLLPTPVRCLIRPAALRVRVPRQRPGNRPALPEMDWTRLRRLALAGRRS
- a CDS encoding M48 family metallopeptidase, whose translation is MSTHSRPAKLRHPAELPFYVFMVILNVIIVVFILQAAATLPYLPERLENTGWATTVRSAFIGLLLFVPGLIIIRETQRASIRGTAVELSPKQYGDIYRTMDDYAHKLGLKRRPNLYLANGNGTLNAFAAQATGHDYVVLANELFVNLRENNRDGLRFILGHELGHIRLHHVSLWYQLSVCYSERIPLLGPALSRLREYSCDRHGAHLSPAGATGLVLLASGRHTEQTTDIEQLVRQGQALRGFWVGLAQLPMSHPFTVRRLERLFKLGLFHARVRGTESVIPPG